A genomic region of Bactrocera dorsalis isolate Fly_Bdor chromosome 3, ASM2337382v1, whole genome shotgun sequence contains the following coding sequences:
- the LOC105229418 gene encoding protein lifeguard 1 isoform X2 — MDPNQQYYGGYPPQGGYPPQGGYPQGGGYPPQGGYPPAGGYPPAGGYPPGGYAPQPGFVVPPPAGGGYGAYDDPEGQPKNFSFDDMSIRKGFIRKVYMILMGQLVVTFGFVALFVFHEPTKQFAYRNPAIFWVALAVLLVTMICMACCESVRRQTPMNFIFLGLFTLAESFLMGVSASRYAPNEVLLAVGITALVCLALTLFATQTKYDFTMCGGVLVVAMVVFLVFGIAAIFIKGKIITLVYASIGALLFSIYLIYDTQLMMGGDHKYSISPEEYIFAALNLYLDIVNIFMYILTIIGASRD, encoded by the exons atgg ACCCTAACCAGCAATATTATGGCGGTTATCCACCTCAAGGAGGTTATCCACCACAAGGCGGCTACCCCCAAGGGGGCGGTTATCCACCACAGGGTGGTTACCCACCCGCAGGGGGATATCCACCAGCAGGAGGCTACCCACCTGGTGGTTACGCCCCACAACCCGGCTTTGTCGTGCCTCCACCAGCGGGCGGTGGCTATGGCGCCTACGATGATCCCGAAGGTCAACCAAAGAATTTCTCTTTCGATGATATGAGCATACGCAAGGGATTTATTCGCAAAGTCTACATGATACTTATG gGTCAATTGGTTGTAACTTTTGGTTTTGTAGCTCTGTTTGTATTCCATGAACCCACCAAACAATTTGCATACAGAAATCCAGCTATATTCTGGGTAGCGTTGGCCGTTTTGCTTGTAACAATGATCTGCATGGCTTGTTGCGAGAGTGTACGTCGTCAAACTCCGATGAATTTCATTTTCCTCGGTTTGTTCACACTAGCAGAATCGTTTTTAATGGGAGTTTCTGCAAGCCGCTATGCACCCAATGAA GTACTTCTAGCAGTCGGCATTACAGCTCTGGTTTGTTTGGCCCTAACATTATTTGCCACTCAAACCAAATATGACTTTACCATGTGTGGAGGTGTATTAGTTGTGGCTATGGTTGTATTCCTTGTATTCGGTATTGCGGCCATATTCATCAAAGGAAAAATCATAACACTGGTTTACGCATCCATTGGTGCGCTACTCTTCTCTATTTACCTCATTTACGACACTCAACTCATGATGGGCGGCGATCATAAGTACTCGATTAGCCCAGAGGAATATATTTTTGCTGCGCTTAATCTGTACTTGGACATTGTAAACATCTTCATGTACATTTTGACAATAATAGGCGCATCCAGAGACTAG
- the LOC105229418 gene encoding protein lifeguard 1 isoform X1, which translates to MSWQAGPTYQDPNQQYYGGYPPQGGYPPQGGYPQGGGYPPQGGYPPAGGYPPAGGYPPGGYAPQPGFVVPPPAGGGYGAYDDPEGQPKNFSFDDMSIRKGFIRKVYMILMGQLVVTFGFVALFVFHEPTKQFAYRNPAIFWVALAVLLVTMICMACCESVRRQTPMNFIFLGLFTLAESFLMGVSASRYAPNEVLLAVGITALVCLALTLFATQTKYDFTMCGGVLVVAMVVFLVFGIAAIFIKGKIITLVYASIGALLFSIYLIYDTQLMMGGDHKYSISPEEYIFAALNLYLDIVNIFMYILTIIGASRD; encoded by the exons ATGTCGTGGCAGGCTGGCCCAACGTATCAAg ACCCTAACCAGCAATATTATGGCGGTTATCCACCTCAAGGAGGTTATCCACCACAAGGCGGCTACCCCCAAGGGGGCGGTTATCCACCACAGGGTGGTTACCCACCCGCAGGGGGATATCCACCAGCAGGAGGCTACCCACCTGGTGGTTACGCCCCACAACCCGGCTTTGTCGTGCCTCCACCAGCGGGCGGTGGCTATGGCGCCTACGATGATCCCGAAGGTCAACCAAAGAATTTCTCTTTCGATGATATGAGCATACGCAAGGGATTTATTCGCAAAGTCTACATGATACTTATG gGTCAATTGGTTGTAACTTTTGGTTTTGTAGCTCTGTTTGTATTCCATGAACCCACCAAACAATTTGCATACAGAAATCCAGCTATATTCTGGGTAGCGTTGGCCGTTTTGCTTGTAACAATGATCTGCATGGCTTGTTGCGAGAGTGTACGTCGTCAAACTCCGATGAATTTCATTTTCCTCGGTTTGTTCACACTAGCAGAATCGTTTTTAATGGGAGTTTCTGCAAGCCGCTATGCACCCAATGAA GTACTTCTAGCAGTCGGCATTACAGCTCTGGTTTGTTTGGCCCTAACATTATTTGCCACTCAAACCAAATATGACTTTACCATGTGTGGAGGTGTATTAGTTGTGGCTATGGTTGTATTCCTTGTATTCGGTATTGCGGCCATATTCATCAAAGGAAAAATCATAACACTGGTTTACGCATCCATTGGTGCGCTACTCTTCTCTATTTACCTCATTTACGACACTCAACTCATGATGGGCGGCGATCATAAGTACTCGATTAGCCCAGAGGAATATATTTTTGCTGCGCTTAATCTGTACTTGGACATTGTAAACATCTTCATGTACATTTTGACAATAATAGGCGCATCCAGAGACTAG